In Candidatus Defluviilinea proxima, a single genomic region encodes these proteins:
- a CDS encoding peptidylprolyl isomerase, protein MTNQTSKPKVLTKKHVARLERDRRQVQIIRTVAIAMFVLIALLIGYGILDVTYLQKQKPVAVVNGEKITVAEFQERVQMQRVNLFNTYQRYIFFQNNFGVDYSQQIQQLQSSSQFPEIIGQQIVDQLVDEALIRQEAEKLGITVSDDEVETFIQEQTYSFYPNGTPSPTATPTAFEYPTPGSVQLTLFPHTATPTEAPTSTPEPTSTPVLNPTATFTAAPPTPTFVPESVPTATPFTLDGYKAEYQKTLDQYKAYGITEATFRSVYKNLILRNKMQEKITVDVPTTAEQVHARHILVADEATAQQVLDQLKAGGDFTELAKQYSTDTGSAVNGGDLGWFTRGMMVAEFETASYTQKVGEIGQPVKSQFGYHIIQVLDRQDLPLTADQLQRNRDTAFTDWLSTILEGAKVTKNDTTWKGQIPALPTELTIQ, encoded by the coding sequence ATGACCAATCAAACCAGCAAGCCGAAAGTCCTGACAAAGAAACACGTCGCACGCCTCGAACGGGACCGCAGGCAGGTACAGATCATCCGTACAGTGGCCATTGCCATGTTCGTGTTGATCGCGCTCTTGATCGGGTACGGTATTCTCGACGTCACTTACCTGCAAAAGCAAAAACCTGTAGCCGTGGTCAACGGTGAAAAGATCACTGTCGCTGAATTCCAGGAACGCGTCCAAATGCAACGCGTCAATCTGTTCAACACCTATCAAAGATATATTTTCTTCCAGAACAACTTTGGGGTGGATTATTCACAACAGATCCAACAACTGCAATCTTCTTCGCAATTCCCTGAGATCATCGGCCAACAGATCGTGGACCAACTCGTGGATGAGGCTCTGATCCGCCAGGAAGCAGAAAAACTTGGCATCACCGTCTCGGATGATGAAGTGGAAACGTTCATTCAAGAACAGACCTACAGTTTCTACCCGAATGGAACACCGTCGCCGACGGCAACACCCACGGCCTTCGAATACCCCACACCCGGCTCTGTACAGTTGACACTTTTCCCGCACACCGCAACACCCACCGAAGCGCCAACTTCCACACCAGAGCCCACATCCACACCTGTGCTCAACCCAACCGCTACGTTCACTGCAGCGCCTCCCACTCCTACATTTGTGCCGGAGAGCGTTCCAACAGCAACACCCTTCACGTTGGATGGCTACAAAGCGGAATACCAGAAAACTCTTGATCAATACAAGGCTTACGGTATTACAGAAGCCACATTCCGCTCGGTGTACAAGAACCTCATTTTGCGCAACAAGATGCAGGAAAAGATCACCGTAGATGTGCCCACCACAGCTGAGCAGGTCCATGCGCGCCACATCCTCGTGGCAGATGAAGCTACGGCACAACAAGTGTTGGACCAGCTCAAGGCTGGTGGCGACTTTACTGAGCTCGCCAAACAATATTCAACCGACACCGGTTCCGCCGTCAACGGTGGTGACCTCGGGTGGTTCACACGAGGTATGATGGTCGCCGAGTTTGAAACGGCCTCATACACCCAGAAGGTCGGTGAAATTGGACAGCCCGTCAAGAGCCAGTTCGGGTATCACATCATTCAGGTCCTTGATAGACAAGATCTTCCTCTCACAGCCGATCAGCTACAAAGAAATCGCGATACCGCATTTACCGATTGGCTTTCCACCATACTTGAGGGAGCGAAAGTTACCAAGAACGATACGACGTGGAAGGGTCAAATCCCTGCACTTCCCACCGAACTTACGATCCAATAA
- the smc gene encoding chromosome segregation protein SMC, which yields MPLRLKSLELQGYKTFASKTSFEFASGITAIVGPNGSGKSNIADALRWVLGEQSYALLRGKKTEDMIFNGSEHRARASMASAHIEFDNTNGWLPVDFTEVAMTRRAYRDGHNDYLLNNQQVRLRDLNELLSASGLADRTYTIMGQGLVDASLALKAEERRKLFEEAAGVGLYRTRREDALKRLETTMRNLERVLDIMSELEPRLRSLERQAKRASEYLRAQADLKIILREWYGYHWHKAQQELTDAREVVKAQEARLLETREEHAKAQAEYNSFRERLSGLRTKLNTWHRESSELHSQREEVSRELAVLEERRRALIASQTSVIADQDRASDEERVARERLVEVEQEVARLQTEYEEAQKQYEEVQNSLQSRQVERVSLEEKLQTARQQIEKWNTQRAEAQARLDELKSRLESLKARMDSAGKTIQSAETLAREASDAYGNARLKREELEGQLKQAEEKEENGKKEMERLEAERRASNDERTNLLSAHTRIKTQLEVLEQAEQSLAGYAEGARFLLEAAQQMKLKGARGALSAALDVPAELEMAITAALGDTLDAVMLDANEIEDALQLLESDDAGRAVLLPLEEFNRQALSRPLDENCLGVASELVNAPDDLRTAVQLMLGQTLVARDRATARRLLKEIPTHARVVTLRGEVFRGDGLIVAGKSASSSALSRPRQKRELTESLATLGVQIDALNQEVESLSVRINDAQRELIEAGNAAREVRVRVEEAEENEKQAGLESEAKHRELEWQKSQYIQLKAEADEAEAIQKNLIESQTVIESESVKVQDDVRLTSAQLAEMDLGEAQGQASYWSTRVAVAERALADAIVRKEERGKETEKFDVRRSELVSRLSEAETSLSGLDASKNELHERENALREQIETLNVDMSPAEKELETAEVEEVRLQDVEANAQRSLATAERLHGQVQLEQLRKQEALDNLRQKITDDFGLVMFEYADDVSGPVPLPFEGMVEELPVVTEVSPELEVQLTRQRAQVRRMGPINPEAKLEYDKESERYTFMKTQVDDLRKAEEDLRKVIAELDELTRQEFSKTFDAVDKQFRAMFTRLFGGGSARLALTDPDNLVETGIEIETRLPGRREQSLGLLSGGERSLTAVALVFALLKVSPTPVCVMDEVDAMLDEANVGRFRDLLLELSKDTQFIVITHNRNTVQAADVIYGITMGRDSASQMISLRLDQVTDDMLKRG from the coding sequence ATGCCTCTTCGCCTAAAATCTCTGGAATTACAAGGTTATAAAACGTTCGCATCAAAGACCAGCTTTGAGTTCGCGAGCGGAATCACTGCCATTGTCGGGCCGAACGGTTCGGGCAAATCGAACATCGCGGATGCGCTTCGCTGGGTGTTGGGCGAACAGTCCTATGCGCTGTTGCGCGGCAAGAAGACGGAAGACATGATCTTCAATGGCTCCGAGCATCGCGCGCGTGCCAGTATGGCTTCGGCTCATATTGAGTTCGACAACACGAATGGCTGGCTTCCTGTGGACTTTACGGAAGTGGCTATGACGCGCCGCGCGTATCGTGATGGCCATAACGATTATTTACTCAACAATCAACAAGTCCGTTTGCGCGATTTGAATGAATTGCTTTCTGCCTCAGGTTTGGCAGACCGCACCTACACCATCATGGGGCAGGGACTTGTGGACGCGTCGCTGGCCTTGAAGGCGGAAGAACGCCGCAAGTTGTTCGAAGAAGCGGCGGGCGTAGGTTTGTATCGTACACGCCGCGAAGACGCATTGAAGCGACTTGAAACTACCATGCGCAACCTCGAACGCGTTTTGGATATTATGTCTGAGCTGGAACCGCGTTTGCGGAGTTTGGAACGTCAGGCTAAACGTGCTTCGGAATATTTGCGTGCGCAAGCTGATTTGAAGATCATTCTGCGCGAGTGGTACGGGTATCACTGGCACAAAGCGCAACAGGAATTGACCGATGCGCGCGAAGTTGTCAAGGCGCAGGAAGCTCGCTTGCTAGAGACTCGTGAAGAACATGCAAAGGCGCAGGCCGAATATAACTCCTTCCGCGAGAGACTTTCGGGATTGCGCACCAAGCTGAACACATGGCACCGCGAGTCTTCTGAACTACACAGTCAGCGTGAAGAAGTGAGTCGTGAACTGGCTGTATTGGAAGAAAGACGCCGTGCATTGATCGCCTCGCAGACTTCTGTGATCGCCGACCAGGATCGCGCCTCTGACGAAGAACGCGTAGCCCGTGAACGCCTCGTGGAAGTGGAGCAGGAAGTTGCGCGCCTCCAAACAGAATACGAAGAAGCGCAGAAACAATATGAAGAAGTGCAGAATTCGTTGCAGTCGCGTCAGGTGGAGCGAGTTTCTCTTGAAGAGAAGCTGCAAACGGCTCGTCAACAGATCGAAAAATGGAATACACAACGTGCCGAAGCACAGGCACGTCTTGATGAATTAAAGTCGCGCCTTGAATCGTTGAAGGCACGTATGGATTCGGCAGGCAAAACGATTCAATCGGCTGAGACCCTTGCACGCGAAGCCAGTGATGCCTACGGAAACGCACGTTTGAAGCGCGAAGAGTTGGAAGGCCAACTCAAACAGGCTGAGGAAAAAGAAGAGAACGGCAAAAAGGAAATGGAACGGCTGGAAGCCGAAAGGCGTGCCAGCAATGATGAACGCACCAATCTTCTTTCTGCCCATACGCGCATCAAGACCCAGCTTGAAGTGCTTGAACAGGCTGAGCAGTCTTTGGCTGGTTATGCGGAAGGTGCGCGCTTTTTGCTTGAAGCCGCGCAACAAATGAAACTTAAGGGCGCGCGCGGTGCATTGAGTGCAGCGCTGGATGTCCCTGCTGAATTGGAAATGGCGATCACTGCCGCGTTGGGTGATACGCTTGATGCGGTGATGCTCGATGCGAATGAGATCGAAGATGCCTTGCAACTGCTCGAATCGGATGACGCTGGACGCGCGGTTCTGTTGCCCCTTGAAGAATTTAATCGTCAAGCACTTTCAAGACCACTTGATGAGAATTGTTTAGGCGTTGCTTCTGAACTTGTCAACGCGCCTGACGATCTGCGCACAGCTGTGCAATTGATGCTCGGTCAGACATTGGTGGCTCGTGACCGCGCCACGGCCCGCCGTTTATTGAAGGAGATTCCGACTCACGCACGTGTTGTGACTCTGCGTGGAGAGGTCTTCCGTGGTGATGGCTTGATCGTGGCTGGGAAATCCGCTTCATCCTCTGCTTTGAGTCGTCCGCGCCAAAAAAGAGAGTTGACTGAATCTCTGGCCACGTTGGGCGTGCAGATCGATGCTTTGAATCAAGAAGTTGAGTCGCTTTCCGTGCGGATCAATGATGCACAACGCGAGTTGATCGAAGCTGGCAATGCGGCGCGCGAGGTACGTGTCAGAGTGGAAGAGGCTGAAGAAAACGAGAAGCAGGCCGGGCTGGAGTCTGAGGCGAAGCATCGTGAGTTGGAGTGGCAGAAGAGTCAGTACATCCAATTGAAGGCAGAAGCGGATGAGGCGGAAGCCATCCAAAAGAATTTGATCGAATCGCAGACTGTGATCGAGTCTGAATCTGTGAAGGTGCAGGACGATGTGCGTTTGACCTCTGCGCAACTGGCCGAAATGGATCTTGGCGAAGCACAGGGACAAGCTTCCTATTGGAGTACGCGTGTGGCTGTGGCGGAACGCGCGCTGGCCGATGCCATTGTAAGGAAAGAAGAAAGAGGGAAAGAGACAGAGAAGTTCGATGTGCGACGCTCTGAATTGGTTTCACGTTTGAGCGAGGCAGAGACATCGTTGAGCGGTTTGGATGCGAGCAAGAATGAACTGCATGAGCGCGAGAATGCGTTGCGTGAGCAGATCGAAACCTTGAATGTGGATATGAGCCCTGCTGAGAAAGAATTGGAAACAGCAGAAGTGGAAGAGGTTCGTTTACAGGATGTGGAAGCGAACGCACAACGGTCGCTTGCCACGGCTGAACGTTTACATGGACAGGTGCAGTTGGAACAGTTGCGCAAGCAAGAGGCGTTGGATAACTTGCGCCAGAAGATCACCGACGATTTTGGCCTTGTGATGTTCGAGTACGCAGATGATGTTTCTGGGCCAGTGCCTTTGCCGTTTGAAGGAATGGTCGAAGAATTGCCTGTTGTGACTGAAGTTTCCCCTGAGCTTGAGGTGCAGTTGACCCGTCAGCGTGCGCAGGTGCGGCGCATGGGGCCGATCAACCCGGAAGCGAAATTGGAATACGATAAAGAGTCGGAACGATATACTTTCATGAAAACGCAGGTGGATGACTTGCGAAAGGCAGAGGAAGACCTGCGCAAAGTGATCGCTGAGTTAGATGAATTGACGCGACAGGAATTTTCCAAGACCTTTGACGCAGTGGATAAACAATTCCGCGCGATGTTCACCCGTCTGTTTGGCGGTGGTTCGGCACGCTTGGCGTTGACCGATCCTGATAACCTTGTAGAAACGGGTATCGAGATCGAAACGCGTTTGCCGGGCCGAAGAGAACAGTCACTAGGTTTGCTTTCGGGTGGTGAAAGAAGTTTGACGGCAGTTGCGCTTGTGTTTGCGTTGCTCAAGGTCTCGCCAACCCCGGTCTGCGTGATGGACGAAGTGGACGCGATGCTCGACGAGGCAAATGTAGGTCGCTTTAGAGATCTGTTGTTGGAGTTGAGCAAGGACACGCAGTTCATCGTCATTACACATAACCGTAACACGGTGCAGGCCGCAGACGTGATCTATGGCATCACGATGGGACGCGACTCTGCCAGCCAGATGATCAGTCTGCGCTTGGATCAAGTGACAGACGATATGTTGAAGAGGGGATAG
- the rnc gene encoding ribonuclease III codes for MANDFTPRDPESASDLNRRLNLSFSDLSLLTRALTHRSFVNENVGALEDNERLEFLGDAVLDFIVGAWAYNRFPEMPEGDLTKIRSAIVRNDQLANFARRIDLGHALRLGHGEASSGGSDRDGLLGSTFEALVGALYLDAGLKAVEAFVNPILNDVQDYILDEIQDPKSRLQEWAQAEKMGTPQYVTISSSGPDHAKVFEVEARIQGVAYGRGHGASKQVAARIAAQTALEALGISYK; via the coding sequence ATGGCAAATGACTTTACCCCACGGGACCCAGAATCCGCCTCTGACCTTAACCGACGGTTGAATCTGTCCTTTTCAGATTTATCTCTTCTGACACGTGCTCTCACGCATCGTTCATTTGTAAACGAGAACGTCGGGGCGTTGGAAGATAATGAACGGCTCGAGTTTCTAGGCGATGCCGTTCTTGATTTTATTGTCGGGGCGTGGGCATACAATCGTTTCCCTGAAATGCCCGAAGGTGACTTGACGAAGATCCGCTCGGCCATCGTCCGCAATGACCAGCTCGCGAACTTTGCACGCCGCATCGACTTGGGACACGCTCTGCGTCTCGGTCATGGAGAAGCCTCTTCGGGGGGCAGTGACCGCGATGGTTTATTGGGATCCACATTTGAGGCGTTGGTCGGTGCCTTGTATCTGGATGCAGGCCTAAAGGCGGTCGAAGCGTTCGTGAATCCCATTCTGAACGATGTGCAGGACTACATCCTTGATGAAATACAGGATCCCAAAAGTCGTTTGCAAGAATGGGCACAGGCAGAGAAGATGGGAACTCCACAGTACGTGACGATCTCCTCTTCAGGCCCAGACCATGCCAAGGTGTTTGAGGTGGAAGCCCGCATTCAAGGTGTGGCATATGGCAGAGGGCACGGCGCTAGTAAACAGGTTGCCGCCCGCATCGCTGCACAAACTGCGCTCGAAGCTCTTGGGATATCTTATAAATAA
- a CDS encoding aldo/keto reductase translates to MSEVSNETRFLHAVEMGLGAWQWGDRMVWQYGQNYGDQDVHDAFNASIDEGIRFIDTAEIYGNGLSERLLGKFIKETDQPVLIATKYATLPWRFTSSFVPRALKGSLERIGVESVDLYQVHWPSPLMSVDRLMDGMAACVKEELTRTVGVSNFNQTRMLTAYSALARQNIPLASNQVHFSLLNKSAEKNGLLARCKELGVRLISYSPLEKGLLAGKYNANNPPPGTRASRYAGLLSKIEPLIKLMTLIGQDHGGKSNAQVALNWTICKGTLPIPGAKNVKQAQENAGALGWKLTEEDVAKLDEASDQISE, encoded by the coding sequence ATGTCTGAGGTCAGTAACGAGACAAGGTTTTTGCACGCGGTGGAGATGGGATTGGGTGCCTGGCAGTGGGGAGATCGAATGGTCTGGCAATATGGACAGAACTATGGCGATCAAGATGTTCATGATGCTTTCAATGCATCTATTGATGAGGGAATACGTTTTATAGATACGGCTGAAATCTATGGCAATGGACTTTCAGAACGGTTGCTTGGCAAGTTCATCAAGGAAACTGATCAACCAGTGTTGATCGCAACCAAGTACGCCACACTTCCATGGAGATTCACAAGCTCCTTCGTTCCTCGTGCATTGAAAGGAAGTCTTGAGCGTATCGGCGTGGAAAGCGTGGACTTGTATCAAGTCCATTGGCCTTCACCCCTCATGAGCGTTGACCGTTTGATGGACGGCATGGCCGCCTGTGTAAAAGAGGAGCTAACGCGTACTGTTGGGGTATCGAACTTCAATCAAACACGTATGTTGACAGCTTATTCTGCGCTTGCCCGCCAGAATATTCCACTGGCATCCAATCAGGTACATTTCAGTTTGCTGAACAAGTCGGCAGAAAAGAACGGCCTGCTGGCAAGATGCAAAGAATTAGGCGTGCGCCTGATCTCATACAGCCCACTGGAAAAAGGATTATTGGCAGGAAAGTACAACGCCAACAATCCCCCACCCGGAACTCGCGCAAGCAGATACGCGGGTCTGCTCTCCAAAATCGAACCGCTCATCAAACTGATGACATTGATCGGACAAGACCACGGCGGGAAATCAAATGCACAAGTCGCTTTGAATTGGACGATCTGCAAAGGCACACTCCCGATCCCCGGCGCAAAGAATGTGAAACAGGCGCAAGAAAACGCTGGCGCACTTGGCTGGAAGCTTACCGAAGAAGATGTAGCCAAGCTTGACGAAGCAAGCGACCAAATATCCGAATAA
- a CDS encoding DUF3592 domain-containing protein, with product MEIFSLIMGFIGIAGGICAAILPLIFLVIFGIFIYRRNQQGSAAKQAAQSWPATTGTVLMSSVQSKRTGTSISFYPVVVYQYTVNGQSYQSQHIKAGEQFFNIRIIGDAEATVRRYPNGAQVTVYYNPANPTESVLER from the coding sequence ATGGAAATATTCTCACTTATCATGGGCTTCATTGGTATCGCTGGCGGAATCTGTGCCGCCATCTTGCCATTGATATTTCTTGTTATCTTTGGCATTTTTATCTATCGTCGCAATCAACAAGGGAGTGCCGCCAAACAAGCCGCGCAAAGTTGGCCTGCCACTACAGGCACAGTTCTTATGTCCAGCGTGCAATCCAAACGGACCGGGACCAGCATATCCTTTTATCCCGTTGTCGTTTATCAATATACAGTCAATGGACAGTCTTATCAAAGCCAACACATCAAGGCCGGCGAGCAATTCTTCAACATACGTATCATAGGAGATGCAGAAGCAACCGTCCGCCGATATCCAAACGGCGCACAGGTAACTGTTTATTACAACCCAGCGAATCCCACAGAATCAGTTCTGGAAAGATGA
- the aspS gene encoding aspartate--tRNA ligase: MYRTHTCGELRPTHVGQTVTLAGWVHRRRDHGGVAFFDLRDRAGLVQITINPDIAKESLDITSNVRMEWVLQIEGTVQLRPTGMANPKMKTGEIEVIATSVTVLNPSKTPPFMINGENDLPEENARLKYRYLDLRRERMTRNMVLRHKVIKFMRDYLDKQGFIEIETPIMFKATPEGARDYLVPSRLNPGQFYALPQSPQQLKQLLMVAGMDKYFQIARCFRDEDLRGDRQPEFTQLDLEMSYVHRDDVLALVEGLFTEMLPAVAPQKKLLSSPWMKIPYLEALDKYGSDKPDLRFGMELMNVSDVFAKSEFKVFQSALESGGVIKCIVAPKSADMSRKELDALTEVAKSFGAKGMPYLAVTAEGVKGSVAKFVSEAEVEALKSKTGAGVDDLIVFATDTKAVANKTLGGLRLWFRDKLDLADKDMMAFAWVVDFPFFAYNEEEKKWESEHHPFTMPKLSDLDKFDTDPGAVMSDAYDMVCNGYETASGSIRIHRRDIQMKMFQMLGLSDEDIQAKFGHMLEAFEYGAPPHGGMAPGIDRLVMLLADEPNIREVIAFPKNQAGRDVMADAPSEVEPKQLKELHIKFE, encoded by the coding sequence ATGTATAGAACACACACTTGCGGGGAACTACGCCCCACACACGTAGGACAAACTGTCACACTGGCGGGTTGGGTTCATCGTCGTCGTGACCATGGCGGGGTGGCCTTTTTTGATCTGCGCGATCGTGCAGGTCTGGTGCAGATCACCATCAACCCAGATATTGCCAAAGAGTCATTGGATATTACATCTAATGTCCGCATGGAATGGGTCTTGCAGATCGAAGGCACCGTGCAATTGCGCCCCACTGGGATGGCAAACCCAAAGATGAAGACAGGCGAGATCGAAGTCATTGCTACTTCAGTCACAGTGCTTAATCCATCGAAGACACCGCCTTTTATGATCAACGGCGAGAACGATCTCCCTGAAGAGAATGCCCGCCTCAAATATCGTTATCTCGACCTGCGCCGTGAACGCATGACACGCAATATGGTTTTGCGCCACAAGGTCATCAAGTTTATGCGTGACTATCTCGACAAACAAGGCTTCATCGAGATCGAAACACCGATCATGTTCAAAGCGACCCCCGAAGGCGCACGAGACTATCTTGTCCCATCCCGTCTCAACCCAGGACAGTTCTACGCCTTGCCGCAGTCGCCTCAGCAGTTGAAGCAATTGCTTATGGTCGCAGGCATGGACAAGTATTTCCAGATCGCGCGTTGCTTCCGTGATGAAGACCTGCGTGGCGACCGTCAGCCTGAGTTCACACAGCTCGACCTTGAGATGTCATATGTGCATCGGGACGATGTGTTGGCATTGGTCGAAGGCTTGTTCACGGAAATGCTTCCTGCCGTGGCTCCACAGAAGAAATTGCTTTCTTCGCCGTGGATGAAAATCCCGTATCTTGAAGCCTTGGACAAATACGGCTCCGATAAGCCCGACCTGCGCTTCGGCATGGAATTGATGAACGTGAGCGATGTGTTTGCCAAGAGCGAATTCAAAGTGTTCCAGTCCGCGTTGGAATCAGGTGGCGTGATCAAGTGTATCGTCGCGCCCAAGTCAGCGGACATGTCTCGCAAGGAACTGGATGCGCTCACAGAAGTGGCGAAGTCGTTTGGGGCAAAGGGAATGCCCTATTTGGCAGTGACAGCCGAAGGCGTGAAAGGAAGCGTGGCAAAGTTCGTAAGTGAGGCAGAGGTCGAGGCGTTGAAATCCAAAACGGGAGCAGGAGTCGACGATCTCATCGTCTTCGCAACTGATACAAAAGCCGTTGCCAACAAAACGCTCGGCGGGCTACGTCTGTGGTTCCGCGACAAATTAGATTTGGCGGACAAGGACATGATGGCGTTCGCGTGGGTCGTGGACTTCCCGTTCTTTGCATACAACGAAGAAGAGAAAAAATGGGAGTCGGAACATCACCCGTTCACGATGCCGAAATTGAGCGACCTAGATAAGTTCGACACCGACCCTGGCGCTGTGATGTCTGATGCGTATGACATGGTGTGCAACGGCTACGAGACCGCTTCGGGCTCGATAAGAATTCACCGCCGCGACATCCAGATGAAAATGTTCCAGATGCTTGGCTTGAGCGATGAGGATATTCAGGCAAAGTTTGGGCACATGCTCGAAGCATTCGAATATGGCGCACCTCCACATGGTGGCATGGCCCCAGGCATTGACCGTCTCGTGATGTTGCTTGCGGACGAACCCAACATCCGTGAAGTGATCGCCTTCCCGAAGAATCAGGCTGGACGCGATGTGATGGCGGATGCGCCATCGGAAGTCGAGCCGAAACAGTTGAAAGAATTACATATCAAGTTCGAATAA
- a CDS encoding type II toxin-antitoxin system PemK/MazF family toxin codes for MGVNQGDLFWVSPSETNKIESDYTHPHVIVQAEADRLTVCALTSNLKRAKEPGNVLLDEGEANLPRQSVIVVSQVSTMDKSQLGEYIGTLSEERVHQVLAGMRFLQAMMQHHE; via the coding sequence ATGGGTGTCAATCAAGGCGATCTGTTTTGGGTTTCGCCGAGCGAAACAAATAAAATAGAATCTGATTACACTCATCCACATGTAATCGTTCAGGCAGAAGCGGACAGATTGACTGTTTGCGCACTGACGTCAAACCTAAAACGCGCAAAAGAACCTGGAAATGTACTGCTTGATGAAGGCGAAGCTAATCTACCCAGGCAAAGTGTGATCGTGGTCTCGCAAGTGTCTACGATGGATAAGTCACAGTTAGGCGAATATATCGGGACGTTAAGCGAAGAACGAGTTCATCAAGTGCTGGCTGGAATGCGGTTTTTGCAGGCAATGATGCAACATCACGAATAA
- the gatC gene encoding Asp-tRNA(Asn)/Glu-tRNA(Gln) amidotransferase subunit GatC: protein MTQTIDTKTVKHVAFLVRLGISEEEAEKFSGQFSSIIDYFNMLNEVDTTDVPPASDIANAENVLREDVVKPSMSHEEFIKNAPRSERGYVKVPTVLGDE, encoded by the coding sequence ATGACACAAACCATAGACACCAAAACCGTAAAGCATGTAGCATTCCTCGTCCGTCTTGGGATCTCCGAAGAGGAAGCGGAAAAGTTCAGCGGACAGTTCTCGTCCATCATTGACTACTTCAACATGCTCAATGAAGTGGACACGACGGATGTCCCGCCTGCTTCGGATATCGCTAACGCTGAGAATGTTCTGCGTGAAGACGTGGTCAAACCGTCCATGAGCCACGAAGAATTTATCAAGAACGCTCCAAGATCAGAGCGTGGATATGTCAAAGTCCCGACCGTTTTGGGAGACGAGTAA